A window of Rhodothermus sp. contains these coding sequences:
- the secE gene encoding preprotein translocase subunit SecE has protein sequence MFAKVRAYLQEVLREMQKVSWPSRQELINNTILTLVASGVLALFIFLADRVIATVLEFIYSL, from the coding sequence ATGTTTGCAAAAGTACGGGCATACCTGCAGGAAGTCCTGCGAGAAATGCAGAAAGTGAGCTGGCCCTCGCGTCAGGAGCTGATCAACAATACCATTTTGACGCTGGTAGCCTCTGGCGTCCTGGCCCTGTTCATTTTTCTGGCCGATCGGGTGATTGCCACGGTGCTGGAGTTCATCTATTCGCTGTAG
- the tuf gene encoding elongation factor Tu (EF-Tu; promotes GTP-dependent binding of aminoacyl-tRNA to the A-site of ribosomes during protein biosynthesis; when the tRNA anticodon matches the mRNA codon, GTP hydrolysis results; the inactive EF-Tu-GDP leaves the ribosome and release of GDP is promoted by elongation factor Ts; many prokaryotes have two copies of the gene encoding EF-Tu), translating into EMVMPGDNARFRVKLIYPVAMEEGLRFAIREGGRTVGAGVVTKILD; encoded by the coding sequence GAGATGGTGATGCCTGGGGACAATGCGCGTTTTCGGGTGAAGTTGATTTATCCGGTGGCGATGGAGGAGGGTTTGCGTTTTGCGATTCGTGAGGGTGGTCGGACGGTGGGCGCCGGCGTCGTCACCAAAATCCTCGATTGA